The DNA region CGACCAGCAATGACAGGGCATACAGGGCAGGGGCCTGCGAGCCGGACAAGCGCTCCTCGTAGGACAGACCGGTCCAGGAGATGCCGATACCTTGTGGCAGTTTCTTGGCCAGTGCTTCAACTTCGGCCATTGCATCGCCGCTGCTGTAGCCCGGTGCCGGAGTACCGAGAATTTCCTCTGCCGCCACGCCGTTGTAGCGCGACAGTTTCGGTGAGCCGTAGGACCACTTGCCGCTGGCGAAAGCCGAGAACGGCACCATTTCGCCCGAGCTGTTGCGCACGTACCACTTCTTCAGGTCTTCAGGCGTCATACGCGCACCTGCATCGCCCTGGATGTACACCTTCTTCACCCGGCCACGGTCAATGAAGTCGTTGACGTAGCTGCCACCCAATGCGATGGACAACGTGTTGTTGATGTCCGACAGGGTGATACCCAGCGCGCTGGCGCGTTCGTCGTCGATGATCAACTGGTATTGCGGTTCGTCATTCAGCCCGTTCGGACGCACGCCTGCCAGGATCTTGCTCTGTGCGGCCATGCCGAGGAACTGGTTACGGGCTGCCATCAGTTTTTCGTGACCGACGCCGCCCTGGTCTTGCAGGTAGACGTCGAAGCCTGTTGCGTTACCCAGTTCCAGTACCGAAGGCGGCACAATGGCGAACACCATTGCATCGCGCAGGCTGAAGAAGTAGCCCTGAGCCCGTTTGGCCAGTTCGAAAACGCTGTTGTTCGAATCACGCTCTTCCCACGGCTTGAGCATTACGAACGCGATGGCCGAGCTTTGGCCACGGCCCGCGAAGTTGAAGCCGTTTACCGAGAACACCGACTTCACTGCGCCGCTTTCCTTGGTCAGCAGGTACTCACGCATTTGATCGATGACTTCCTGCGTCCGCTCGGTCGAAGAGCCGGCCGGTGTCTGGATCTGGGCGAAGATGACGCCCTGGTCTTCTTCCGGGAGGAACGCTGCAGGAATCCGCATGAACATGAAGACCATGCCCGCGCAGATCACGATGTACCCCAGATACGACAGCCATTTGTGCTTGAGCATGTTACCGACGCCGCGCTCGTAACTCAGAATGCTGCGGTCGAAGGTGCGGTTGAACCAGCCGAAGAAACCACGCTTGGGCTGACCGTGAGTCTTCTCGTCGATAGGCTTGAGCATGGTAGCGCACAGCGCCGGGGTGAAGATCAGTGCGACCACTACCGACAGGGCCATGGCCGAGACAATGGTGATCGAGAACTGTTTATAGATCACCCCGGTGGAGCCACCGAAGAACGCCATGGGCAACAGAACCGCCGACAGCACCAGCGCAATGCCGACCAGTGCGCCCTGGATCTGGGTCATGGATTTGATCGTGGCGTCACGCGGGGAGAGCTTTTCTTCCTCCATGACCCGCTCGACGTTTTCCACCACCACAATCGCATCGTCCACCAGCAAGCCGATGGCCAGTACCATGCCGAACATGGTCAGGGTGTTGATGGTGAAACCGAAGGCCGCGAGGATGCCGAACGTACCCAGCAATACCACCGGAACAGTCATGGTTGTAATGATGGTTGCGCGGAAGTTCTGCAGGAACAGGTACATCACCAGGAACACCAGCACGATTGCTTCGATCAGGGTGTCAACCACGCCGTTGATCGATTCGCTCACCACTGGCGTGGTGTCATACGGGTAAACCACTTTCATGCCAGGCGGGAAGAACGGCTCCAGCGATGAAACGGTTGCACGGATGGCCTTGGCGGTGTCCAGTGCGTTGGCGCCGGTGGCGAGTTTGATTGCCAGACCGGAGGCCGGTTTGCCGTCGAACTGCGAGTCGGTGCTGTAGTTCTCTGCGCCGAGGCCAACCGTGGCGACGTCTTTCAGGCGAACCTGCGAGCCGTCGGTGTTGACCTTGAGGAAGATGTTGCCGAACTGCTCGGCTGTCTGCAGACGGGTCTTGCCGATGATCGTCGCGTTCAACTGCTGACCGCTGATCGATGGCAGACCGCCCAACTGGCCGGACGATACCTGGACGTTCTGTGCAGTGATGGCGTCTTTCACGTCCACCGGGGTCAGCTGAAAGTTGTTCAGCTTGGCCGGGTCGAGCCAGATGCGCATGGCGTACTGCGAACCGAACACCTGGAAGTCACCTACACCGGAGGTCCGGGAGATCGGGTCCTGCATGTTCGACACAATGTAGTTGGCCAGGTCTTCCTTGCCCATGCTGCCGTCTTCCGACACCAGGCCGATCACCATCAGGAAGTTTTTCACTGCCTTGGTCACGCGGATACCCTGCTGCTGTACTTCTTGCGGCAGCAGCGGGGTGGCCAGGTTGAGCTTGTTCTGGACCTGCACCTGCGCGGTATCAGGGTTGGTGCCCTGATTGAAGGTAGCAGTGATGGTCATGCTGCCGTCGGAGTTACTTTCCGAACTGACATAACGCAGGTTATCGATACCGTTGAGCTGCTGCTCGATGACCTGCACCACGGTGTCTTGCACGGTCTGTGCAGAGGCGCCCGGGTAGGTCACCTGAATGCCGATGGCTGGTGGCGCGATGCTCGGGTACTGGTTGATCGGCAGGCTGGAAATGGACAGCGCGCCGACCAGCATGATCACAAGGGCAATAACCCAGGCAAAAATGGGTCGATCAATAAAAAATTTCGACATGGGTTACTCCCCTTTGCTGCCTGCGGCTTTATCAGTGGCCGGGGCAGGCGCCGGGTTTGCTCCTTTAACGTTGGTCGCTTCGGCGACTTTCACTTCTGCACCGGGTTTGACGTATTGCAGGCCTTCGGTGATGACCCGATCACCTTCTTTCAGGCCGTCTTCGATCAGCCAGTCGCTGCCCACGGTGCGGTTGGCCACCAGAGTGCGCATCTCAACCTTGTTGTCCTGATTGACCACCATGGCAGTCGGCGTGCCTTTCAGATCACGGGTCACACCTTGTTGCGGTGCCAGAATGGCTTTCGAATTGACGCCAGCCTGCAATTGCGCATGAACGAACATGCCAGGCAGCAGGCGGTGTTCAGGGTTCGGGAAGACTGCGCGCAGCGTCACGGAGCCCGTGGTCTGGTCTACCGACACTTCGGAAAACTCCAGTTTGCCTTCCTGGGCGTAAACGCTGCTGTCTTCCAGGGTCAGCTTGACCTTGGCCGCGTTGTCGCCTGACTTCTGCAGCTTGCCGCTGTCCAGGTCATTGCGCAGCTTGAGCATGTCGGCCGATGACTGCACCACGTCCACGTAGATCGGGTCGAGTTGCTGAATGGTTGCCATTGCGTCGGTCTGAGCGCTGCTTACCAGTGCGCCTTCAGTTACCGCAGAACGACCGATACGGCCGGAAATCGGCGCCAGCACCTTGGTGTAGCGCAGGTTGATCTGAGCGGTCTGCAGGGCTGCCTGAGCTTCCATGGTCGAGGCCTGAGCGGTGTCGTATTCCTGACGGCTGACCGCCTGCTCGCTGACCAGTTGCTTGTAGCGATCAGACATCGACTTGGCCGACTGCAAGGTCGCTTTCGCGCTGTTGGCGTTGGCTTCATAGACCGCCGGGTCAATTTGATACAGCTGCTGTCCGGCCTTGACGTCGCCGCCTTCGGTAAACAGACGCTTGAGAATGATGCCGTTGACCTGAGGGCGGACCTCGGCCACGCGGAATGCAGTGGTCCGGCCCGGTAACTCGGTGGTCAGGGTATAGGGCTGTGCTTTGAGGGTAACGACGCCGACCTGAGGGGTTTGCGCAGGCGGGGCCGCCTGTTCCTTCTTGCTACAGCCACTGAGCAGGGTTGCCAGGGCGATGGCAGTGACCAGAACGGTAACAGCTGGCTTGAATTGCATGAAGATCCTCGGGGCAGGAGCCTGTTATCTCAACAGTATGTTGAAGTGTAAAAAAATATTTCGGCTAGATAAGTAGCATGCTAAGGAATATACTTACATTCGCGGTTGTTTGTAAACACCCGCGATGCGCATTCGGCCACTATCCAGTGTGCCGACAGCCGATTCGGGACAAGGCGAGACAAATGCCGCCCGGTTTTGTATCCAGGCATGCAGCCAGTCAGGTGCCTGAGGTGAATTTCTTGAGGTTTTATTGCCATGGTTCGTCGCACCAAAGAGGAAGCCCAGATTACCCGCAGCCAGATACTGGAGGCCGCCGAACAGGCTTTTTATGAGCGAGGCGTTGCCCGTACCACGCTGGCTGACATCGCGACCCTTGCCGGTGTGACGCGGGGTGCCATCTATTGGCACTTCAACAATAAGGCCGATCTGGTCCAGGCGATGCTCGACAGCCTGCAGGAACCGCTCGACGAAATGGCCCAGGCCAGTCAGAGCGAGGAGGAGGAAGACCCGCTGGGGTGCATGAGGAATCTGTTGATTCATTTATTTCATGAGCTCGCACTGGACCCGAAAACCCGTCGCATCAATGAAATCCTTTTCCATAAATGCGAGTTTACTGACGAGATGTGTGATTTTCGTCGTCAACGGCAGGAAAACGCCATTCAATGCCATGAGC from Pseudomonas syringae includes:
- a CDS encoding TetR family transcriptional regulator translates to MVRRTKEEAQITRSQILEAAEQAFYERGVARTTLADIATLAGVTRGAIYWHFNNKADLVQAMLDSLQEPLDEMAQASQSEEEEDPLGCMRNLLIHLFHELALDPKTRRINEILFHKCEFTDEMCDFRRQRQENAIQCHERINLGLRNAVRQGQLPQGLDTARAAVAMFAHINGIIYQWLLVPDSFSLPEEAEQMVDVCLDMLRYSPALRVRAVAA
- a CDS encoding efflux RND transporter periplasmic adaptor subunit — translated: MQFKPAVTVLVTAIALATLLSGCSKKEQAAPPAQTPQVGVVTLKAQPYTLTTELPGRTTAFRVAEVRPQVNGIILKRLFTEGGDVKAGQQLYQIDPAVYEANANSAKATLQSAKSMSDRYKQLVSEQAVSRQEYDTAQASTMEAQAALQTAQINLRYTKVLAPISGRIGRSAVTEGALVSSAQTDAMATIQQLDPIYVDVVQSSADMLKLRNDLDSGKLQKSGDNAAKVKLTLEDSSVYAQEGKLEFSEVSVDQTTGSVTLRAVFPNPEHRLLPGMFVHAQLQAGVNSKAILAPQQGVTRDLKGTPTAMVVNQDNKVEMRTLVANRTVGSDWLIEDGLKEGDRVITEGLQYVKPGAEVKVAEATNVKGANPAPAPATDKAAGSKGE
- a CDS encoding efflux RND transporter permease subunit, translating into MSKFFIDRPIFAWVIALVIMLVGALSISSLPINQYPSIAPPAIGIQVTYPGASAQTVQDTVVQVIEQQLNGIDNLRYVSSESNSDGSMTITATFNQGTNPDTAQVQVQNKLNLATPLLPQEVQQQGIRVTKAVKNFLMVIGLVSEDGSMGKEDLANYIVSNMQDPISRTSGVGDFQVFGSQYAMRIWLDPAKLNNFQLTPVDVKDAITAQNVQVSSGQLGGLPSISGQQLNATIIGKTRLQTAEQFGNIFLKVNTDGSQVRLKDVATVGLGAENYSTDSQFDGKPASGLAIKLATGANALDTAKAIRATVSSLEPFFPPGMKVVYPYDTTPVVSESINGVVDTLIEAIVLVFLVMYLFLQNFRATIITTMTVPVVLLGTFGILAAFGFTINTLTMFGMVLAIGLLVDDAIVVVENVERVMEEEKLSPRDATIKSMTQIQGALVGIALVLSAVLLPMAFFGGSTGVIYKQFSITIVSAMALSVVVALIFTPALCATMLKPIDEKTHGQPKRGFFGWFNRTFDRSILSYERGVGNMLKHKWLSYLGYIVICAGMVFMFMRIPAAFLPEEDQGVIFAQIQTPAGSSTERTQEVIDQMREYLLTKESGAVKSVFSVNGFNFAGRGQSSAIAFVMLKPWEERDSNNSVFELAKRAQGYFFSLRDAMVFAIVPPSVLELGNATGFDVYLQDQGGVGHEKLMAARNQFLGMAAQSKILAGVRPNGLNDEPQYQLIIDDERASALGITLSDINNTLSIALGGSYVNDFIDRGRVKKVYIQGDAGARMTPEDLKKWYVRNSSGEMVPFSAFASGKWSYGSPKLSRYNGVAAEEILGTPAPGYSSGDAMAEVEALAKKLPQGIGISWTGLSYEERLSGSQAPALYALSLLVVFLCLAALYESWSIPIAVILVVPLGVIGALMATSLRGLSNDVFFQVGLLVTVGLAAKNAILIVEFAKELHEQGKSLAEAAIEACRMRLRPIIMTSMAFILGVVPLAISSGAGSGSQHSIGTGVIGGMITAVILAIFWVPLFFVSISGLFKSKQKHISHDEAGQ